The following are encoded in a window of Alosa sapidissima isolate fAloSap1 chromosome 10, fAloSap1.pri, whole genome shotgun sequence genomic DNA:
- the LOC121721525 gene encoding type-4 ice-structuring protein LS-12-like translates to MVKRDVPAEIEKITKYLQELSSMLTTTTAELVEKIKAADLTSQAEAYLQEGKAQVQPLLEKVQAQLKPLTANIDEKLKPLSGPILSQIQPLAASVEAQVEDLLRKVMDHTKALLPPQ, encoded by the exons ATGGTGAAGCGTGATGTGCCCGCGGAGATTGAGAAGATCACCAAGTACCTCCAGGAGCTGAGCAGCatgctcaccaccaccaccgctgaaCTGGTGGAGAAGATTAAGGCCGCTGACCTGACCAGCCAGGCTGA GGCTTACCTTCAGGAGGGCAAGGCTCAGGTGCAGCCACTGCTGGAGAAGGTCCAAGCACAGCTGAAGCCCCTGACAGCCAACATTGATGAGAAGCTCAAGCCCCTGTCCGGACCCATCCTGTCCCAGATCCAGCCTCTCGCTGCCTCCGTCGAGGCCCAGGTGGAGGATCTCCTCAGGAAGGTGATGGACCACACCAAGGCCCTGCTCCCTCCTCAGTAA